In Leptospira harrisiae, a genomic segment contains:
- a CDS encoding tetratricopeptide repeat protein, with amino-acid sequence MNPLGASLLEDYWKAVQNTKEKFEISDHSPKRFSFRLGEELPIVLHKESLNHEIFWFCQKYLDKYHTNYPYPRFKQDIRSHLIDLYGDPAQNFLSGKLSFSCFSGWKEGSSLLKLSFFLNDEEFFPYRWDYYDSKGQLFLTEEDETKNGKKDSFTYYAQTGCPKEITKDKNDFGGMDEWWYFKNCQLTRVEYDSNENGYRERICYYEGNKESYCEGVGEKEEREAIQLETNQKFQEALKAYRKSLKEYKKEVSNGTSRTCSLLKKIANIEYNERDFTSFTKTLDEFFSYRACESDSLDVLIYKSYYYLYVIGDYKTAKDSYQKTSEIYKKTHGEISPEILLNLAYAQFMDKDPNACLVSLEKLNSRRLTAYPRFFLFYYRGSCELSLGRWDDAYTNLKRAQILGGEKEFLPVVYYKLGRASFATNRDQEGNLWTHQALLYDFELIEKMEFDPLFDRFFESVNGKSHKRKYYLNKQKRQ; translated from the coding sequence ATGAATCCTCTTGGAGCCAGTCTTTTGGAGGATTATTGGAAAGCTGTCCAAAACACAAAGGAAAAGTTTGAAATTTCAGACCATAGTCCCAAACGTTTTAGTTTTCGATTGGGCGAGGAACTACCTATCGTTTTACACAAAGAATCACTGAATCATGAGATTTTTTGGTTTTGTCAAAAGTATTTAGACAAATACCATACAAACTATCCATATCCAAGATTCAAACAAGACATCAGGTCCCACTTAATTGATCTTTATGGAGATCCAGCTCAAAACTTTTTAAGTGGAAAACTTTCGTTTTCTTGTTTTTCAGGTTGGAAAGAAGGAAGTTCCCTTTTAAAACTATCTTTCTTTTTGAACGATGAAGAATTTTTTCCTTACCGCTGGGATTATTATGATTCCAAAGGGCAATTGTTTCTTACAGAAGAAGATGAAACAAAAAATGGAAAAAAAGATAGTTTCACATATTATGCACAAACAGGTTGTCCAAAAGAAATCACTAAAGATAAAAATGATTTTGGTGGCATGGATGAATGGTGGTATTTTAAAAATTGTCAACTTACGCGAGTTGAATATGATTCGAATGAAAACGGATATCGTGAACGAATTTGTTATTACGAAGGAAACAAAGAATCCTATTGTGAAGGTGTAGGAGAAAAGGAAGAAAGAGAAGCAATCCAACTCGAAACCAATCAAAAATTTCAGGAAGCCCTAAAAGCATATAGAAAGTCATTAAAAGAATACAAAAAAGAAGTTTCCAACGGAACTTCTCGCACTTGTTCCTTATTAAAAAAAATAGCAAACATAGAATACAACGAAAGAGATTTTACTTCTTTTACAAAAACACTCGATGAATTTTTTTCCTACCGGGCCTGCGAATCGGATTCACTTGATGTATTAATTTATAAATCCTATTATTATCTTTATGTCATTGGCGATTATAAAACTGCAAAAGATAGTTACCAAAAAACCTCTGAAATTTATAAAAAAACTCACGGAGAAATTAGCCCGGAAATATTACTTAATTTGGCGTATGCACAATTTATGGACAAAGATCCTAACGCTTGTTTAGTTAGCTTAGAAAAACTTAATAGTCGCAGGCTCACAGCATATCCACGGTTTTTTTTATTTTATTATCGAGGTTCTTGTGAATTGAGCCTTGGTCGATGGGATGATGCATACACAAACTTAAAACGGGCTCAAATTTTGGGAGGGGAAAAAGAGTTTTTGCCTGTTGTGTATTATAAATTAGGAAGGGCTTCATTTGCGACAAACCGAGATCAGGAAGGAAATCTTTGGACTCACCAAGCTTTACTTTATGATTTTGAATTGATCGAAAAAATGGAGTTTGATCCCCTCTTTGATCGTTTTTTTGAATCTGTAAATGGGAAATCACATAAAAGAAAATATTACTTGAATAAACAAAAAAGACAATGA